The genomic segment GGAACGGGGAAAACGTTTAGTGCATCCACTTCGCTTTTTTTAAGTTCTAACGCTTTGGCTCCCGCCCGCATCATCGATTTCCATTGCTGTCCATTGATGCGTTCTCCTGTTTCCGTAGCTGGTTTCAATCTAGATCCTCCTAATCTTTCACCGGATTACTCAAGCACACGAACGCCTTGAACATTCACGTTCACTTCAGCAACATGAAGCCCGGTCAGGTTTTCTGTCGTATATCGTACTCGTTCCATGACATTCGTTGCGACTTCGGAAATATTCACTCCATAGCCAACAACAATGTATAGATCGATAACCACTTGGTTATCATCAATTTTAACCATTACCCCTCGGGCCAAATTTTCACGACCCAGCAATTCGGTAAACCCATCGGTTATCTTACGAGAAGACATTCCCACCAAACCATAACATTCTACAGCAGCCGCTCCGGCAATTGTCGCGATAACTTCTTCCGAAATATCAATTTTCCCTAAATTGTTGTTAATTTCTTTACCCATCTTACGGATCTCTCCTTCCGGCATCGTCCATATCGTCACTATTCTATCAATTATAAACGAAATGTTCAATAATTTATATCTTCTTAGAATAAAACTGGCAAAAACCTTGCCAATCCTTAAAACATTTGATAAACTGTTATAGTGTCATTTCCGGTGTAAAGGAGGTAAGATCAATGGCGAATGTTTGTGCTATTTGCGGAAAAGGGATTTCTACGGGTATTCAGGTCAGTCACTCCCATATCCGGACCAAACGGACTTGGAAACCGAACCTGCAAAAGGTTCATGCCATCGTTGACGGCACTCCGACCCGGATCAGAGTTTGCACTAGATGCCTACGTTCCGGCAAAGTTCAACGCGCTGTTTAATTCTTGTGCGTTTTGTCCAGTAAAGCTCGGCTGATGTCGGGCTTTTTTCATTGAATTGAATTGAATTGATTTAATTTACACTAGATTGCGAAGCGGTCTGGAGCATCTCACGTTATGAGACGCTCTTTTTTTTATCCATCAAAGACTTTACGAGCAATTACTTTGCTTGTTCGTAAAGCTCCATTAACTCTTTTTCATCAAATTGATAATGCTCATTGCAGAAGTGGCATACCAATTCAGCTTGCTTATCTTGGAGAATTTCCTTAAAACCTTCCCGGCCTAAGCTAATTAAAGTTGCTCCAACTCGCTCTTTTGAGCATGAACACTGAAATCCTGCCGGCCGTTTTTCTAAAACCTGATATGATAGCCCCCCTAATAAAGTCTGAACCATCTCTTCCATTGAACGGCTTTCAGAAGCAATTTTACTAATTCCTTCAGGCAACTTATTAATTTGCTCCTCAATTTTTTCTATACATTCTTCTGATGCTCCAGGTAAAAGCTGTATTAACATTCCGCCAGCACCCATAACCTGATAATCGCGTTCAACAAGAACTCCTAATAGAGTTGCTGAAGGAATTTGCTCTGAATTCAAGAGATAGTGGGCAAGATCCTCGGCAATTTCTCCACTGATCAAAGGTACCATACTCGTAAAATTCTCGCCGTTTTCTAAACTTTTACTGACAGCGAATTCCCCTTGCCCGACGGCTTGTGCTACATCAAGTTTTCCATTCTCATTGAGAGGCAAATCTGTAAAGGGTTCATGGACATAGCCACGGACTTCCCCTTGGGCATTGCCAACAGCTACAACTCCACCTAATGGACCATTCCCCAAAAGACGAATCGTTATACTTTCGTTACCTTTAAGTGAACTCGCTAGAAGTAGAGATGCTGTCATCAGTCGGCCTAAAGCAGCTGTTGCCACTGGAGACGTTTGGTGCCGACTACGGGCCTCTTCCACAAGATCAGTAGTCTTAGCCACAACCCAGCGTGCTTGGCCCTCTAGAAGGGTTCCTAGCCATATCTCATCATGTATATCGTTTGACATTAACTTCATCATCCTTTGCTTATGTAAATGGTTTTGCAAGCAGAGTTGCGTTACAGACGCTCGGACGTACACTCGCAGACCAAGTTAGGGGCTTAACTGCTGTATGCAAGCTGTGGAATACCCTCCCAATTCGCCGTCCATGGCTCACGGTCAGCGAGTCACGTCCTGTGACTCGTCCCACTATATGAAGAGCCGTTCTGCCCAAGCTTGGTGCCTGCTCGCCTTGAGTCCTTACTTACTGTAATCGCAACTCGCTTCGAAGAATACTCGGGTACAGCTTCGCAAAATACTAGGGCAGGAAACTCAAAAAGCTTACCTAAAAATTCAAATTTGACCTTGTAAGCGTAGCTTCTCACACAGGAGTGAACGATTTCGCGGAGGGGCGGTAGGGGACACGACGCTTCCGTGGGATAGCGTGCCACTTGGTTCACTTGCAGAAGGCAGAAGGGTTTGGCTAAGCTCCCATGGAAGCGAGTGTGCCAGCCCTGGAGCGCTAAGTGAACGGATGTGTGAGAAGCTACACGACCCAAGATTTCTTAATAAACAATAGCACTGCTGATCAGGGATACCTATGCGAGCACCACCAGCAAAACGATGCCTTCTTCGACCTCAACCACAGCCTCTTCGCCGAGGAAGACATTACTAATCCCACGCGGAGAATCCTGTAATATAACATCCCCTTGCAAAGGGTAATATAGTCCTTCAGTGGTGACACGAGCTTTTTCAGATACTGGAATAAGCGAAAGTTCTTGTCCTGCTCGACCCTTAAGTTCTTCTCTGCCTTGAAGCAGATAAATTTCATGAAGTGGATCTTTAATATGAATACAGTAACCTCTTTTATGAAAATTGAGCAGGAGCGCCAGATTTCCCAAGAGATGATCGACACGTCCCCCTGTTGCACCATAAAGCCACAGTGTTTGCGGGTTCAGCTGACTTACCGCATACTCCAACGCAAGCTCAAGATCGGTCTCATCCTTTTCCCGAGGAAATTGCTCAATATGCACTTTCTTTTGGCGGCATAATTCTAAATTTCCCGGAGTAATTGAATCTAAATCTCCAATCAAAACCTTGGGTACACGTCCAGATTGGAGGGCATAGTTTCCTCCCCCATCTGCACAGATCAACATATCGTATTGAGCCAGTTCTCGGCTTCCCCAGTCCACATCCCATTCTCCATTGGCTACAACTGCAACTCTCACTTTACTTTGCTCCGTCCTTAGGGTTTCCAGCCGCTTTACGAATATCTTGAATGGCTTTACATGGATCAGTCTGACCAAATACTGCTGCACCTGCTACTAAAATTTCAGCACCTGCTTTAACTGCCGCTGGCGCCGTCTCAGCGTTAATTCCTCCATCAACTTCAATTTGGCAGGAAGAATGCCTCTGCTGCAAATACGTCCTTAAGACTTCAATTTTAGGAAGAACTCCCGGAATAAATTTTTGACCTCCAAAGCCAGGATTAACGCTCATAATAAGAACCATATCGAGCTCTGGTAATATGTATTTCAAACCATCCAAGGGGGTCGCTGGATTTACAGCTACACCTGCTGATAAACCTAGCGCTTTAATCTGTTGAACTGCCCTATGAATGTGCGGAGTTGCTTCGAGATGAACAGTAATATGATCCGCTCCAGCATCAGCAAAATCTTGAATATAGCGTTCCGGCTGTTCAATCATCAAATGCACATCAAAAAACATCTTTGATTGAGGGCGCAAGGCTTTGACAACAAGCGAACCAATCGTCAGATTCGGGACAAAATGACCATCCATTACATCGATATGTAGGAATTCAGCCCCTGCTTCTTCAACCGTACGAACCTGCTCGCCCAATCGGGAAAAATCGGCGGAAAGAATTGAAGGTGCAATCTTTAACATTTCTAATATCTCCTCTCGGCAGCAATAACTTCTTCTAAAAACAAGCAATAATGTTCATATCTCGATTTCTCAATTTGCCCCGATTCGACTGCTGCCTTAATGGCGCAATCCGGTTCCTTATGGTGCACACAGCTCGTAAACCGACATTTTCCCGGTACATCTGCAAATTCAGGAAAAAACAAAGTCAGTTCTTCTCGTTTCATCTTGGGCAAATAAAGAGATGAAAATCCTGGAGTATCGGCAAGCAATCCTTCCCCGCATACCATTAACTCAACATGCCGAGTCGTATGGCGACCACGCTTTAATTTACGACTAATTTCTCCTGTCTTTAATTCAAAACCGGGTTCCAAGGCATTAACCAAGCTCGATTTACCCACTCCCGATGGGCCGGCAAGTACAGTAACCTTATCTTTGAGATGTTCCCGAACTTCAGCAATTCCTTGCCCTGTTCGCGTCGAAACTTTAATAAGATCATAATGCAAGTTTTGATAAAAATCTAAGCTTGAAATTGAATTCTCTGCTGTTGCATCTTCACTGTTTACTTCAGCTTGATCCACTTTATTTAGGATAATCACGGGTTTAATGCCAACCTCTGAGACCTGAATCAGTAGACGATCGAGCAAGTTGAGATCAGGACGAGGGGAAACGAGAGCAAAGACGAGAAAGGCCTGATCCACATTGGCTATTGTCGGGCGAACCAGAGAATTCCGCCGTTCTTCGACTTTTTCAATCGTTGCCTTATTCCCATTACTCGGGAGAATTTGGACACGATCCCCGGTTAGAAACTCCTGTCCTTGAATGCGAAAGCGACCGCGTAGGGAACATTCCCATACTCGGCCCTCCGCATAGACATAATAAAATCCGCTATACCCTTTGAGCAAAATACCTGCTATCATTTTTTCCCTTTCATCTTGCGATTAAGCCAATGGCCCGGGGCCATCCGACACCGTGATGGTTATAACCGTACCGGGCGGGATTGGATCCCCTGGTTTGGGATTTGTCGCCATAACCGCCTCTTTCGGATATTCAGTTGAACTCTCTTTGACAATCACAACTTTTAAATTCATTTGATTAACTAAAATATTCTGTGCTTCTGTTACGGATTTACCCACCAAATTGGGCATCACTTGGTTATTATTGAATGTTCCTGCGCTCACTTGCAGATCAATCTTTCCATTCTTAGCCCAAAGAATATCTGCAGGAGGATTTTGTCCTACGACAATCCCTGCTGGTAAATTTGAGGTCGTATCTTGAGTAACGTTAACATCCCCTGTAAAGCGAGCAGTCTTAAGTGCATTTTTGGCGTCTTCCTCAGTCATCTTACCGGTCTTCAGATTAGGCATCTTAAGCATTTCCGGTCCTTTACTCACCCAAATTTTAATGGTTCGTCCATCTTTGACTAGTGTATCGGCAACTGGATCTTGACTACTGATTTTCCCTTTCTCTACCGTATCGCTATACTCTTCCGCCGGCGGATTCGAATCGAGTTTCAAATTTGATTTTTCCGCCATGAACCCTGCCTCGATAACCGTATGACCGACAAAATTCGGAACTTTCGTTGTTCCTCCACCAATATAATTTCTAAACCCAAACCCGATTACGCCGATTAGAAGCAGGATGACGGCTGCCGTAACCCAAATCCATCTTTTACGTTTTTTCTGAGGCTGATTTGGCTTCGGTTCCTCATCTTTTGAATAAGCTGATAAGGCTGCATTCACTCCATTACTTAAGGACTTATGAATACGAGTGCTGTCTAGATCTTCCTCGAGTGGTCTTTCTATCTTACGAATCGGTTCTCCATTTTGGATATGGTTTAAATCCTCAACAAATTCTACAGCGGTTTGATAGCGCCGCTCTGGGGCTTTAGCAATTGCCTTGAGGATTACATTTTCGATTCCTTGGCTAATCCTTGGATTCAGCTGACTCGGAGGAACTGGATTTTCTTGAAGATGTTTAAGCGCAATAGCGACCGGAGTTTCTCCATCATAAGGAACTTTCCCCGTTAATAACTCATAGAGTATAATTCCCAGAGAGTATAGATCCGATTGCTCATTGGTCTGAACTCCTTTAGCCTGTTCAGGTGATAGATAATGAACAGAGCCAATTATATCTCCAGTATGAGTCATCGTCGCTGCAGAAACTGCTCTTGCGATTCCGAAGTCCGTTACTTTTGCTCGTCCATCTGCAGTCACAAGAATATTATGAGGTTTAATATCCCGATGAATAATGTGGTGCTCATGAGCATGACGGATCGCTTCGGCGATTTGTCTCGCCAAATTAATACTCTGTTCAGACGACAAGGGCGCATAATTACGGATGAGTTCCTTAAGATTTTGCCCTTCAACATACTCCATCACAATATATTCTGTATCCCCGTCTTTGCCCACGTCATAAATCGAGACTATATTCGGGTGAGAAAGACTAGCAGCCGACTGAGCCTCTCTCCGAAAACGACGTACAAAATCATCATCTGATGCAAATTGCTCGCGAAGAACTTTAATCGTCACAACACGATTAAGCAGGAGGTCCTTGGCCTTATAGACAATAGCCATTCCCCCGACTCCGATCTTTTCAATAATTTCGTAGCGATCGCTTAATACTTTGCTCATTTGGATTCACCTGCTTTCTGACTTAATGCCATTTCGATCATATCGCGGGCAATTGGTGCTGCTGCGCCCCCGCCTGTTCCCCCGTGCTCCACCATCACAGCAACTGCTATCCGAGGAGATTCGGCTGGTGCAAAAGCAATATACCACGCATGTGTTTTAGCATTCCCACCAGGCTCAGCTGAGCCTGTTTTGGCGGCCACTTGAATTCCTACAATTCCACCTGGTGCCGCAGTCCCATCATTTACAGCGGCGATCATCGCACTTTTAATTTTATCTGCTTCCTCGCTTGATAAAGCGGTTAACCAAGATTTTGGGCTCGTTTTATAGAGAATATTTTGCTGATCATCCAATACCTGATCCACAATATAGGGGGTCATAATAACCCCATGGTTAGCAATTCCTGCGGCGACCAAGGCCATATGGAAAGGACTCACCAACACCTCACCTTGACCAAACGTACTTGCCGCAAGCAGATTGGTATTCAATTGCTTAGGGATAGATGACTGATTCGTAATTTGGCTCGGTGAAATGGGTAATTCAAAGGGAATCGTTTGGCCAAAGCCAAACCCTCTAACCGCGTTAAGAAATTGTTTATCACCACTCCGCACTCCGAAGGTCGCAAAATAGGTGTTGCAGGAATCAGCAAGGGCTGTATCATAGTTCACCCAACCATGGGCTTTATCATTCTGTTCCGGAATAACCTGTCCGTTAATGATCGTCGATCCAGTACAATTATACAGATCCCCCGTATTAACCCCTGAACGCAAGATCGCAGCCGAAGTAATGACCTTCATTGTTGAACCCGGCGGATATAGAGCAAATGCCCTATTCACAAAAGGGCTTCCAGGTCTACTACTCAATTCTGCCCAGTTTTGATCAAGAGAATTGGGATCAAATCCGGGTTGACTGACTAGCGCCAAAACTTCCCCAGATCTAGGATCAAGCGCAACTGCTGTTCCTTGCTTACCTTTGAGTCCCTCATAAGCGACCTTCTGCAACTGATAATCCAAGGTCAAAACAACGTCATTTCCCTTTCGAGGAAGCTGAAAGGTTTGTTTTATTTCCTGTGTAGCCGTAGCGTCTTTTATTCCTAACAGCCAATCTCCGAACGCAGCTTCCATCCCTGCCGAACCATGCTGCAGGGTAGCATATCCTATCAAAGGTTCAAGCGCTTCCCCTTTTGGGTAGATTCGCTTTTTCTGGTTGTCCGTTGTTTGTGTCTGGGCCAAGATTTCGCCATTTCGATCAAAAATTCCTCCTCTAACGACACGCTCTTCCATGAGGATAAGACGGCGGTTTGCTGGATTTTCTAGCAATGCATCAGAGCGTACGACCTGCCAATAAACCAACCCAAAACTCAGAAAGATAAAGCTGATCGAAAAGCCTAAAGCGATGTAGCGTAATCCTTTCTTCATACAGCATACCCCCTCTCCTTGCTCTTTAAAGTAAAGGGGCCATCCGCTGCTACTTGGGAAATATTAGCCAAGATTCCTAAGAGCAGAAAGTGAACCAGCATGGAACTTCCCCCATAGCTCACCCAAGGTAAAGGGATTCCTGTCAAAGGTAATAGTTTTGTCACTCCTGCCAAGATAATCAACGTCTCTGTGCCAATGAGAATTCCAATTCCAGCCGCTAAGATCTGCCCAAAACGATCAATAGCTCTCATACTCACGCGGAAGGCACGTAAGACGACAATCAAGAAAAGCAATAGAACTGCCATGGCACCTGCAAATCCGATTTCTTCAGAAATGACAGCAAAGATGAAGTCTGTACTCGCAGCAGGAACCTGAAACGATCCAATTCCATTTCCTAACCCTGTTCCAAGAATTCCTCCTCCTGCGATCGCAAAGAGGGATTGGGCGATTTGATACCCATCTCCTGCGGAATCAATCCACGGATTGAGCCAAGTTGCAATTCGCACCTGGACATGATGAAACAAGAAATAGCCGATTGTCCCTGTTCCAGCAAGCATAGGTAAGGAGATACCTAAGTAGAGGGGGCGCTCAGTCACTGCATAGAGCAGAAGCACAAAGAGAGAATAGAACACCAAAGCTGTTCCTAAACTTTTTTGCGCCGCCAACAAACCCAGAGAAAACCCACTCATAATCAAAAAGGGTCCTAATGTGCGCCAGTCGGGTAAAGAAAATCTCCAGACTTGAACCGTACCCACTCGGAGGAGCTCTTCATGCTCGCCCAAATAGGAAGCGAGGAAAAGGAGTAAGGCAATTTTGACCAATTCCTCGGGTTCAAAACTAAAACCTCCAATAGTTAGCCAACTGGTTGCCCCACCTGAAGTTACACCAAATACTAAGGTTAATAAAAGCATGGCAACAGCAGCTAAGCCCCAGAGATATTGATAACGACCCAACTTACGATAATCTCTGAGTACAAAAATAACCAAATAAAAGGCCAAAAGGCCAATATTTGCCCACCGAAACTGACGAATAGCCAATTCTGGACGTATCCGAGTCAAAAACACCAAACCAATGACCACAATGGTCTGAACTGTGGCTAAAAGCAACGGATCTCCCTTGTAATCCGTTATCTTTTCCACCAGTAAACCCAGCAAAAGTAGAGCGGAAAACACCCCCGCTTGCCAGAGAATCTGTTGATTTGCCCGCTCCTCTAAAAGCAAGACGATCAGGCCAACCCACAAGACCATTAAATTAAGAAGGCGAAGCATTCCGTATCCCTTCATTTTGTCACTCCATAATACAGCCTAAGGCTGTAAAATTATCCGGAGCTCCTCGGTCAAGAATGAGCTGCCGCATCCGTTCAAAATGCTCTTCCCAAGAGCCTGTCTGAGATAACTCTTGAATCAACTCCTGCTCCGTTATCACATTAGAAAAGCCATCCGTGCAGAGCAAGAAAAAATCTCCCGGTTGGCAATCGAAACATCCTGAATCCACTTTGACCTCTTGAGATGTGCCGACGGCTCGAACGAGAACATGGCGTTGGGGATGTTTTTCAGCCTCTTCGGGGGAAATTTGCCCCATCCGAACTAATTCCTCGACAAGTGAATGATCCACGGTCAAGGGGATCAAGTTTCCTTTACGCCACAAATACCCTCGACTATCGCCAACATGGGCGATTACAACCTGATCTGCCTTAAAAACTAAAACGGTTAAGGTTGTCCCCATACCTTCATTTTCCGGATTTACGGTAGAAGCCTCAAACACTCTGCGGTTGGCTTGAATCAAGGCTTGCTTAACCCAGTCTAATACCGCATCTTCCCCCAATCCTTCAAGTTCTGGAGATGCCTCAGACAACACTTCCAGTGCTGTACGCGATGCAACTTCTCCTGCAAGATGCCCCCCCATGCCATCGGCTACAGCATAGAGACCATACTGGGAAAGAACAAGCAGAGAATCTTCATTATTTTTCCGGACACACCCAGTTTCACTAAAGCTTACTACTTTCATTTTGCCACCTCGAATACTGGAAGGTAATACTTCCAATTTTCACATAATCACCAGCGACTAATTGGACTGAAGAATGAATTCGCTCTCCGTTAACCCAGGTTCCATTCGTGCTTCCGAGGTCTTCGATGGTGGTTACACCTTTTTTATAACGAATCAATGCGTGGTCGATCGACGCAAAATGATCCGCTAAAACCACGTCATTATGCTTTCCGCGTCCCAATTTTAGTCCTTTGCCCTCTATGCGGAAAGCTCTTCCTTTAGGTAAGAGTTCCCCACCAGAGAGCACTTCCAAACGTCCATACTCCTGCTCTCCGTTACGGATCCCCTTAAATTGGAGATCTCCCATAAGAGCAGTAAGAACCCTAAATAAGTATAAATAAATAAGAACGATAAAGAGGAGACGCCCCAAAACCACAATGAATTGCATAGATACCTCCGAGCCTATTCCCGACGAAGAGCCATTACGGTTTGCCCGATTTCAATTCGGTCTCCCGGGACAAGAATTTGCTTTGTAACACGTTGACTATTAAGACAAGTTCCATTCGTACTCCCTAAATCATCGACTTCCCAGCCAGTCCCCATGCGACTTATTCTAAGATGTCTTCGGGATACTTCCACATCCTTAAGAACGATCTCACATTGACCATGCCTCCCGACATAAATAACGTCTTCTTTAAGTGGAAACTTTTTCCCTTGATCTGAACCTTCTAAGACTTCGAGAAAATACTGCGATTTCCTTCCTTGTTCTAAAGGATCAGCAAGACTTAAAGGTCCCGTACTCTGCAAAATATTGGTCTGATCTCGCCAAGATTCCGGTGCAGAACTGTCTTCGCTATACTTTTCCTCGTAATCCTCATCCGCTTCCCAATTGATCTCGATGGAATCATCAAAATCGACTTCAACAAACATTTCACACGGTTTAACCGTATCATCAGAATGAAGTTCGATCGAAGGTTTACTCAAAAAGGTAAAACCACTGCGTTGCCCTTCTGCATAAATGTATTTAGAAAGTTCGAGTAGAAACGCATCACCGAAGCTCGCTAAAGGACTCCAATCGCTGGAATGAAGGAAGACCCGATAAACATTAGGAACATAGACCTGTGAGATGCTCACTTGCTTGTTTTTATGCATGGCTTTAACAAGTTCTTTGGCAATTTCAACAGGCTGAAGGCGGGTCGCGTTTTTCTTAAAAACCCCAGTAAATAGATGTTCAGCTACTTCTTCAAAACGGGCTAGAAGGCTCATTTCTCGTCACTCTCCCACTGGCGTCGCAGTTGTCCACAGGCTGCATCAATATCTGTTCCTTTTTCTTCACGAAGGGAAACCGGGATACCTCGTTGTTCGAGGACTCGCGCAAAGCCCTGAATTTCAGCGCCATCCGGCCGAGCCATTCCCGTCTCCACAACGGGGTTTACAGGGATCAAATTGACATGCGCGAGTTGCCCTTGCAAAAGCTGAGCAACTTCCTCTGCTGCTTTATGCGTCGCCTGACCTGCAATTAAAGCAACTTCAAACGTAATTCTTCGGTTCGTTCTTTCCGTATACTCCTGGCAAGCTTTCATTAGCTCTTCCAGAGGATAACGGCGATTAATCGGGATTAAGTCATTGCGAATCTCATTATTGGCACTATGTAAGGAAACAGCTAACCCAACTTGAGGATTATCCTGCGCCAATTGCCGGATTTTCGGAGCAACACCGCTCGTTGAAATGGTCATCCGCCTCATCCCAATATTTTGACCCGCCTCCTGATTAAGAATTTGAATCCCCTTCAAGACCTCGTCATAATTGAGCAACGGTTCTCCCATACCCATAAAAACGACATTTGTCACTTGAAAATCAGGATCCTCTTGGCGCATCGCATGGGTAATATCGAGAATTTGTCCCACGATTTCCCCTGAGGAAAGATTTCTTTGCCATCCCCCTAAACCTGTGGCACAAAAAGCACACCCGACTGGACAACCTACCTGAGTAGAAACACAGACCGTTCGACGATTTCGACTTTTCACACGGTCATAATCCATTAACACACATTCGATGCTCTGTCCATCGGCCAGTTCGAATAAAAATTTCCGGGTTTCATCCTGAGAAACCTGCTCCTTGAGTTGAAGAAGCGGTACTAGTATCAAACGCTCCTGAATTTTTATGAGATCCGCTTTTCCGATATTTTTGATCTCATCCCAATTTTGAACCGCTTTCTGTTGAATCCAATGAAAGAGCTGACGTCCTCTGAATTTCGGTACACCTATTTCCTGGCAAGCTAAAATAAGTTCAGCCTCAGTCAACCCTCTTATATCACTTCTCACCATAGTATTCACCTAATTCCTTCCAGCTAAACTTCCACCCGCTGAAATTTAGCTAAGAAAAACCCATCCATCCCGTGACGATGAGGCAAAATTTGCAGCATTCCTTTTTCTGCTTGTCGAATATCTTTTTCTTCGTCTAAGGAAAACGGCAGAGTATCTAATAGATTAACCGGTTTAAATTCGGGGTGAACCTTGCGAAACGCTTTGACCACCTCAAAATTTTCTTCGGGTTCAACCGTACACGTCGAATAAACCAGTTCTCCGCCAAGAGCCACACATTGGGCCGCTCTCTCTAAGATTTCGAGTTGCAAAGACGGAAGCTTCCCAATTTCCTCTTCTTCTTTGTTCCATCTGAGGTCAGCCCGCCGACGAATGACTCCTAGCCCTGAACACGGCGCATCCACCAAAACCTTTTGACAAGTGCCATTTTCGATACCTGGCAATTCTCGTGCATCTCCCGCTTGAGCTTGAATATTGGTAATCCCCAAGCGTTCTGCCAGCTGAGCAATCAACTCGACTTTATGAGGATGGATGTCAAAGGCCAGAATTTTCCCTTGATTTTTCATTTTCTGAGCAAGATGAGTTGTTTTTCCTCCAGGTGCCGCACAAGCATCCAAGACAATATCACCGGGTTGAGGATTTAAAATATGAGCCACGAGTTGTGAGCTCTCATCCTGGACTGCAAAAAGGCCCTCTTGAAAGCTTGCGAGTTTATCGAGTGCTCCGGAATTTTCGAGAACTAAACTTTCGGGTACCCGCTCTCCTAAGCTGACCTCAACATTTTCCTTCTGAAGCCTGTCGACTAGCTCTTCACGGGTAATCCTCAGGATGTTTGTCCGAATCCACAACGGTGCAATCTCATTGTTCGTTTGACAGAGCGCTTCGGTCTCTTCAAAACCATAGCGTTTGAGCCAACGTTTGACCATCCATTCCGGATGAGAATAACGAGCCGATAAATAGCGCACTGCCTCTCTTTGCGGATTTGGCCAGCGAATATTCCAACCCTGGTCAAGGACCTTGTGAAGAACGCTGTTAACTAAACCCGCATACTTTACCTGGCGTCGTTTGGTCATCTCCACTCCTTCATTAACCGCCGCAGAAGCAGGGATTTTCGATAAATAGAGGAGTTGAAAAGCGCTAATCCGTAAAATCCAGCGTACTTCATGGGGTAAACCAGAAAGAGGAGTACGCAAATGCCGCCTCAACGCATAATCCAAAGTCAGTCGATTTTTTAAAGTCCCATTAACCAACTGGGTAATGAGCTGTCGGTCTCTTCCATCCTCAACCTCTCTTAATTCTCTTTGCAAAAGGAGGTTTGCGTAAGCTTCCTCTTCATCGACTCGGCGAAGAATACGAACGGCTCGTTCCCGTGGTGTCAACTTAATCATCCCCATCTCTTCCTTGCGCAATCATCACAAAACGCAAAAGTTGTAAGAGAGCTGATAAAGCTGCTGCAACATACGTCAGTGCAGCTGCACTTAGAACTTTGCGGGCTCCCCTTGCCTCATCCTGGGCAAGCATCCCATTGCTTTGGAGTAAAGCCATTGCTCGATTACTCGCATTGTACTCGACAGGTAAAGTGATCAATTGAAAGAGAACAGCGAGCGAAAACGCGAGAATTCCTACCTGTAAAAGCCAATCAAAAGCAGGAATAAACAATCCTGCTATGATCAAAATCGGTCCTAAGCTACTCCCAAAATTGGCAGCAGGTACAAAAGTCGAACGAAGTTGCAACGGAAAATAACCTGTTGCGTGTTGAATCGCATGACCTGACTCATGCGCGGCAACCGCTAAGGAAGCTAAAG from the Desulfitobacterium metallireducens DSM 15288 genome contains:
- the rlmN gene encoding 23S rRNA (adenine(2503)-C(2))-methyltransferase RlmN; this translates as MNTMVRSDIRGLTEAELILACQEIGVPKFRGRQLFHWIQQKAVQNWDEIKNIGKADLIKIQERLILVPLLQLKEQVSQDETRKFLFELADGQSIECVLMDYDRVKSRNRRTVCVSTQVGCPVGCAFCATGLGGWQRNLSSGEIVGQILDITHAMRQEDPDFQVTNVVFMGMGEPLLNYDEVLKGIQILNQEAGQNIGMRRMTISTSGVAPKIRQLAQDNPQVGLAVSLHSANNEIRNDLIPINRRYPLEELMKACQEYTERTNRRITFEVALIAGQATHKAAEEVAQLLQGQLAHVNLIPVNPVVETGMARPDGAEIQGFARVLEQRGIPVSLREEKGTDIDAACGQLRRQWESDEK
- the rsmB gene encoding 16S rRNA (cytosine(967)-C(5))-methyltransferase RsmB — protein: MIKLTPRERAVRILRRVDEEEAYANLLLQRELREVEDGRDRQLITQLVNGTLKNRLTLDYALRRHLRTPLSGLPHEVRWILRISAFQLLYLSKIPASAAVNEGVEMTKRRQVKYAGLVNSVLHKVLDQGWNIRWPNPQREAVRYLSARYSHPEWMVKRWLKRYGFEETEALCQTNNEIAPLWIRTNILRITREELVDRLQKENVEVSLGERVPESLVLENSGALDKLASFQEGLFAVQDESSQLVAHILNPQPGDIVLDACAAPGGKTTHLAQKMKNQGKILAFDIHPHKVELIAQLAERLGITNIQAQAGDARELPGIENGTCQKVLVDAPCSGLGVIRRRADLRWNKEEEEIGKLPSLQLEILERAAQCVALGGELVYSTCTVEPEENFEVVKAFRKVHPEFKPVNLLDTLPFSLDEEKDIRQAEKGMLQILPHRHGMDGFFLAKFQRVEV
- a CDS encoding zinc metallopeptidase, with translation MFFGFWDILLIPAIILSIYAQGKISSTYGKYSKVYSRAGYTGAQAARAILQANGLYDVRIEPVAGRLSDHYDPRDRTVRLSEGVYQGNSLASLAVAAHESGHAIQHATGYFPLQLRSTFVPAANFGSSLGPILIIAGLFIPAFDWLLQVGILAFSLAVLFQLITLPVEYNASNRAMALLQSNGMLAQDEARGARKVLSAAALTYVAAALSALLQLLRFVMIAQGRDGDD